The following coding sequences lie in one Carassius carassius chromosome 1, fCarCar2.1, whole genome shotgun sequence genomic window:
- the LOC132132069 gene encoding gastrula zinc finger protein XlCGF57.1-like, which translates to MSMIKEEREEVRIDEQTPAGMMLLKEEHEVLNQIEETVPTKNHFKTEGNSFRCPQTEKTSSEEKQTKGYFTCFECGMNFIHPESLRIHMGIHNGENPYTCQYCGQGFSEDESLRAHMGIHNEEKGFTCQLCGKRFSEYQSLLVHMRIHDEEDPYTCQRCGKSYVQTASLKVHMRTHTGERDFTCQECGKSFNRKQTLLNHMKVHIGPQPFACQQCEKSFTTELDLKSHMNVHTGEKPFECDQCGKRFLRKISFNNHLKIHSEENCFVCQQCGRRFAHKAHLRVHMRVHTGEKPYFCNQCGKSFTYKKTLESHMISHTGKSRFICKTCGKVFTNKVGLMYHMNVHTGEKPFKCDQCGKSFICKASLNNHLKIHLGENCLVCQQCGRSFTEKRSLKTHMRLHTGEKPYTCTQCGKSFTYKTALDSHMISHTGKSRFICKTCGKVFTNK; encoded by the coding sequence GCATGATGCTGCTGAAAGAGGAACATGAAGTACTGAATCAAATAGAAGAGACAGTTCCAACTAAGAATCATTTCAAAACTGAAGGGAACTCTTTTAGGTGCCCACAGACTGAAAAGACTTCCTCCGAAGAAAAACAAACTAAGGGTTATTTCACCTGCTTTGAGTGTGGGATGAATTTCATTCACCCTGAAAGCCTTAGAATCCACATGGGAATCCACAATGGAGAGAATCCTTACACCTGCCAATATTGTGGACAGGGTTTCAGTGAAGATGAAAGCCTTAGAGCCCATATGGGAATCCACAATGAAGAGAAGGGTTTCACCTGCCAACTGTGTGGAAAGAGGTTCAGTGAATATCAAAGCCTTCTAGTACACATGAGAATCCACGATGAAGAGGATCCTTACACCTGCCAACGATGTGGAAAGAGTTATGTTCAAACTGCAAGCCTGAAAGTACACATGAGAACTCACACCGGAGAGAGAGATTTTACCTGCCaagagtgtggaaagagtttcaatcGAAAACAAACCCTTCTAAATCACATGAAAGTTCACATTGGACCGCAGCCTTTTGCATGCCAACAATGTGAAAAGAGCTTCACAACAGAACTAGACCTGAAGTCACACATGAacgttcacactggagagaagccgtttGAATgcgatcagtgtggaaagagatttCTTCGTAAAATAAGCTTTAATAACCACTTGAAGATTCATTCGGAAGAGAACTGCTTTGTATGTCAACAATGCGGAAGACGTTTCGCTCACAAAGCACATCTTAGAgtccacatgagagttcacactggagaaaagccttacTTTTGcaatcagtgtggaaagagtttcacgtATAAAAAAACTCTCGAGTCCCACATGATAAGTCACACTGGAAAGAGCCGTTTCATCTGTAAAACATGTGGGAAGGTCTTCACAAACAAGGTGGGCCTCATGTATCACATGAAcgttcacaccggagagaagccgttcaaatgtgatcagtgtggaaagagtttcatttGTAAAGCAAGCCTCAATAACCACTTGAAGATTCACTTGGGAGAGAACTGTTTGGTATGTCAACAGTGTGGAAGAAGTTTCACTGAAAAACGAAGTCTTAAAACCCACATGAgacttcacactggagagaagccttacacctgcactcagtgtggaaagagtttcacataTAAAACAGCTCTTGACTCCCACATGATAAGTCACACTGGAAAGAGCCGTTTCATCTGTAAAACATGTGGGAAGGTCTTCACAAACAAG